A region from the Haloarcula limicola genome encodes:
- the lhgO gene encoding L-2-hydroxyglutarate oxidase produces MMSHDVAVVGGGCVGLSVTKHLTERTDLDVAILEKEHHLAQHQSGRNSGVLHPGFNYPPESKKADFATEGTRRMKEYCAEHGVPCEELGVLVVAKTDREEAHLETLAEQAEANGVEYEILRSQEAIREHEPHAVGQAALYAPEAASVDSQQYVYALAREIQQRENASLYTGHAVSEIEHTAAGYRIATSNSDVEASYLVNAAGLHADTLAHQLGVGEQYQVVPFRGEYYEITPDRADLCQTMIYPTPDPQLPFLGVHYTRRTDGKVIVGPNAVLAFGREAYDNTDVNPADLAETLTYEGFQKLLASKTMLSVAWAELNKSYRKRRFTEASQRLVPEVRSEDLEKSYAGIRAQLVSDDGELVKDPLFVERENAVHILNAVSPGLTSSLPFGEHIAETLAAKV; encoded by the coding sequence ATGATGAGCCACGATGTCGCCGTCGTCGGCGGCGGCTGTGTCGGACTCTCCGTCACGAAGCACCTCACCGAGCGGACGGACCTCGACGTAGCGATCCTGGAGAAGGAACACCACTTGGCCCAACACCAGAGCGGCCGGAACTCCGGCGTCCTCCATCCCGGGTTCAACTACCCCCCGGAGTCGAAGAAGGCCGACTTCGCCACCGAGGGGACGCGGCGAATGAAGGAGTACTGCGCCGAACACGGCGTCCCCTGCGAGGAACTGGGCGTCCTCGTCGTGGCGAAGACCGACCGCGAGGAGGCCCACTTGGAGACGCTCGCGGAGCAGGCCGAGGCCAACGGCGTCGAGTACGAGATCCTGCGCTCCCAAGAGGCGATTCGCGAACACGAACCCCACGCCGTCGGTCAGGCAGCCCTCTACGCGCCCGAAGCGGCCTCGGTCGACTCACAGCAGTACGTCTACGCGCTCGCGCGCGAGATTCAACAGCGGGAGAACGCCTCGCTGTACACCGGCCACGCCGTCTCGGAGATCGAACACACGGCGGCGGGCTACCGAATCGCGACGAGCAACAGCGACGTCGAGGCGTCGTATCTGGTCAACGCCGCGGGGCTCCACGCCGACACGCTCGCCCATCAACTGGGCGTCGGCGAGCAGTATCAGGTCGTCCCGTTCCGCGGGGAGTACTACGAGATAACGCCCGACCGAGCGGACCTCTGTCAGACGATGATCTACCCGACGCCGGACCCGCAGCTCCCGTTCCTCGGCGTCCACTACACGCGCCGGACCGACGGGAAGGTCATCGTCGGGCCGAACGCGGTGCTGGCGTTCGGCCGCGAGGCCTACGACAACACGGACGTGAACCCCGCCGACCTCGCGGAGACGCTCACCTACGAGGGGTTCCAGAAGCTCCTCGCCTCGAAGACGATGCTGTCGGTGGCGTGGGCGGAACTGAACAAGTCCTACCGCAAGCGGCGGTTCACCGAGGCCTCGCAGCGCCTGGTCCCGGAGGTCCGCTCGGAGGACCTAGAGAAGAGCTACGCCGGCATCCGCGCCCAACTCGTCAGCGACGACGGCGAACTGGTCAAAGACCCGTTGTTCGTCGAGCGCGAGAACGCGGTCCACATCCTCAACGCCGTCTCGCCGGGCCTGACGTCCTCGCTCCCTTTCGGCGAACACATCGCC
- a CDS encoding M48 family metallopeptidase yields the protein MDWSPARGLRIRMAVALCLLLAAVVAATLATGAVLTLLLGGAIAIAAPNAELLTLELVLLIGGAATLALLAAVVWGERDTPRHAVRAVGARRIDDHSHPDLLTEVRAVARQADVPVPAVYVAPTDTPLSLTTGFRPANANLVMSEGLLDLLSDAEREAVLAHELAHVANRDAAVLTAVSLPVGAAERVLNLLSGPTAGVEHGEPSEADYADGLLTVGLGLVAPVWLAAQLLAASLSRTREFSADAGAVAITGDPAALASALERIDGAIAERPNRDFRTNSVAAFAIVEPSTDERGDGIFSPVRRLIGRAFATHPPTTARLDRLRELARETGEAATSGT from the coding sequence ATGGATTGGTCTCCTGCTCGCGGCCTCCGGATACGGATGGCCGTGGCGCTGTGTCTCCTCCTTGCCGCCGTCGTCGCGGCGACGCTGGCGACCGGTGCCGTCCTGACGCTGTTGCTCGGCGGCGCGATCGCTATCGCGGCACCGAACGCCGAACTGCTCACGCTCGAACTGGTACTGTTGATCGGCGGGGCGGCGACGCTCGCCCTCCTCGCCGCCGTCGTTTGGGGCGAGCGCGACACGCCGAGACACGCCGTCAGGGCGGTCGGTGCCCGTCGGATCGACGACCACTCGCACCCCGACCTACTGACGGAGGTCCGCGCGGTCGCCCGGCAGGCCGACGTGCCGGTCCCCGCGGTGTACGTCGCGCCGACGGACACGCCGCTGTCGCTGACGACCGGCTTTCGCCCCGCGAACGCGAACCTCGTGATGAGCGAGGGCCTGCTCGACCTGCTCTCTGACGCGGAGCGCGAGGCGGTCCTCGCCCACGAACTCGCCCACGTTGCCAATCGGGACGCCGCGGTGCTGACCGCGGTGTCCCTGCCCGTCGGCGCGGCCGAGCGAGTCCTCAATCTGCTGTCGGGGCCGACCGCCGGCGTCGAACACGGCGAACCGAGCGAGGCCGACTACGCCGACGGCCTCCTGACGGTCGGTCTGGGACTGGTCGCGCCGGTGTGGCTCGCCGCGCAGTTGCTCGCGGCGTCGCTCTCCCGGACGCGGGAGTTCAGCGCCGACGCGGGCGCGGTCGCCATCACGGGCGACCCGGCGGCACTGGCGAGCGCCCTCGAACGCATCGACGGAGCGATCGCCGAGCGCCCGAATCGGGACTTCCGGACCAACTCTGTCGCCGCCTTCGCCATCGTCGAACCGTCGACTGACGAGAGGGGCGACGGCATCTTCTCGCCGGTCCGTCGGCTGATCGGGCGCGCCTTCGCCACCCATCCGCCGACGACCGCGCGACTCGACCGACTCCGAGAACTGGCACGCGAGACGGGCGAAGCGGCCACGAGCGGCACCTGA
- a CDS encoding carotenoid oxygenase family protein produces MPTQHRRGFETQRETVAGRSLPVEGEIPEWLSGRYVQNGPGQFEVGETALRHWFDPLAMLRGFRIRDGEVAYTNRFVRSRDFEFAREYGRVRTPFPGTPAQRPVWRRLWQALTGEFPDNPIIGVARIGGELAAVTESPVALTIDPETLETTGRIDLTAGVDADLTLGHPHYDPRREALVNLGVSYGRKTTFTLFRRDGAGVETTIRLPFDDAPYVHSFALTDRYAVLPAMPFGLDLPSLLAGAVTGRTFLDAFERFDRDGEFVVVDRETGSVVARPRVDPFFVYHHANAFPDGDELVVDLVAYPDERAVTDLTLSNLRRASPSVPQGDLRRYRLPLDGSRATGETLREGHVEFPVVDYPRRLGEPYDHVYVAETADKSSLPTRLAKVSVPDGGAATWTEDGAFPGEPMFVRAPDATADDEGVVLSLVLDAEADRSFLLVLDAATFGELARAPLPHRLPYGFHGQFYADGDPVRSMA; encoded by the coding sequence GTGCCCACGCAGCACCGACGCGGGTTCGAGACACAGCGGGAGACGGTCGCCGGTCGCTCGCTGCCGGTCGAGGGCGAGATCCCCGAGTGGCTCTCGGGGCGGTACGTTCAGAACGGCCCGGGACAGTTCGAGGTCGGCGAGACGGCCCTCCGCCACTGGTTCGACCCGCTCGCGATGCTCCGGGGATTTCGAATCCGTGACGGCGAGGTCGCCTACACCAACCGATTCGTTCGGAGCCGGGACTTCGAGTTCGCGCGGGAGTACGGGAGAGTCCGGACGCCGTTTCCCGGGACGCCCGCACAGCGACCCGTCTGGCGGCGGCTCTGGCAAGCGCTCACCGGCGAGTTTCCGGACAACCCGATTATCGGCGTCGCCCGTATCGGCGGGGAACTCGCCGCCGTCACCGAGTCGCCCGTGGCGCTGACCATCGATCCCGAGACCCTGGAGACGACCGGACGCATCGACCTGACCGCGGGCGTCGACGCCGACCTGACGCTCGGCCATCCGCACTACGACCCCCGGCGGGAGGCGCTCGTGAACCTCGGCGTGAGCTACGGGCGGAAGACGACGTTCACGCTGTTTCGCCGCGACGGGGCCGGCGTCGAGACGACGATTCGGCTGCCGTTCGACGACGCCCCGTACGTCCATTCCTTCGCGCTGACCGACCGGTACGCCGTCCTCCCGGCGATGCCGTTCGGCCTCGACCTCCCCTCGCTGCTCGCCGGGGCGGTCACCGGCCGCACCTTCCTCGACGCCTTCGAGCGGTTCGACCGCGACGGCGAGTTCGTCGTCGTGGACCGCGAGACGGGGTCGGTCGTCGCCCGACCGCGGGTGGACCCCTTCTTCGTCTACCACCACGCCAACGCGTTCCCCGACGGCGACGAACTCGTCGTCGACCTCGTCGCCTACCCCGACGAGCGCGCGGTGACGGACCTCACGCTCTCGAACCTCCGGCGCGCCTCGCCGTCGGTTCCACAGGGGGATCTGCGTCGGTATCGCCTGCCGCTCGACGGGAGCCGAGCGACGGGCGAGACGCTCCGAGAGGGTCACGTGGAGTTTCCCGTCGTCGACTATCCGCGCCGCCTCGGCGAGCCCTACGATCACGTCTACGTCGCCGAAACGGCCGACAAATCGAGTCTGCCGACGCGACTGGCGAAGGTGTCGGTCCCCGACGGCGGGGCGGCGACGTGGACGGAGGACGGGGCGTTCCCGGGCGAACCGATGTTCGTCCGCGCGCCCGACGCCACGGCGGACGACGAGGGCGTCGTCCTCTCGCTGGTACTGGACGCCGAGGCCGACCGCTCGTTCCTGCTGGTGCTCGACGCGGCGACGTTCGGGGAACTGGCGCGCGCGCCGCTCCCCCATCGACTTCCCTACGGCTTCCACGGCCAGTTCTACGCCGACGGCGATCCGGTTCGGAGCATGGCCTGA
- a CDS encoding helix-turn-helix transcriptional regulator has protein sequence MQPDQVAYEDVKFLTGSPQRCSVLATLCESPARPCELREAVDASRTTIQRILAGFRERQWVRKHDGKYRATVTGRRVCEQYRALLSATEQAREFGPLATHLGPLADDLPPVALTEGELTVSAEGNPLAAVMAFTEWFRNAEGDVRAISPIVAEPFNEVGAELLASGTRIEFVIDQAVLERSEAEYPAELKEGLESDQIDIYVHEEPLSFGLVVDEERCCLAAYDEHNNVRAMLSSESDEMRDWASEVYERRRERAQPLSALYS, from the coding sequence ATGCAACCCGACCAGGTGGCGTACGAGGACGTCAAGTTCCTCACGGGGTCTCCCCAGCGGTGTAGCGTGCTCGCGACGCTGTGTGAGTCGCCGGCGCGGCCCTGCGAGCTCCGCGAGGCGGTCGACGCCTCGCGGACGACGATCCAGCGCATCCTCGCGGGGTTCCGCGAGCGGCAGTGGGTCCGGAAGCACGACGGGAAGTATCGAGCCACGGTGACCGGCCGCCGCGTCTGCGAGCAGTACCGCGCCCTGCTGTCGGCGACCGAACAGGCGCGGGAGTTCGGCCCGCTGGCGACGCACCTCGGCCCGCTCGCGGACGACTTACCCCCGGTGGCCTTGACGGAAGGCGAACTGACCGTCAGCGCCGAGGGGAACCCGCTGGCGGCGGTCATGGCGTTCACCGAGTGGTTCCGTAACGCCGAGGGGGACGTCCGAGCGATCTCGCCCATCGTGGCCGAACCGTTCAACGAGGTGGGCGCGGAGCTGCTCGCCTCGGGGACGAGAATCGAATTCGTCATCGACCAGGCGGTCCTCGAACGCTCGGAGGCGGAGTATCCCGCGGAACTGAAAGAGGGGTTAGAGAGCGACCAGATAGACATCTACGTCCACGAGGAACCCCTCTCGTTCGGACTCGTCGTCGACGAGGAGCGCTGCTGTCTGGCGGCCTACGACGAGCACAACAACGTCAGGGCGATGCTGTCGTCCGAGAGCGACGAGATGCGCGACTGGGCGAGCGAGGTCTACGAACGTCGGCGGGAGCGAGCGCAACCGCTCTCCGCGCTCTACTCGTGA
- a CDS encoding DUF7261 family protein, with protein MSERGQLVLVAATLVAVALAPIVLAYLQLGYHDDVRATADYDDPTAETVRVVERATATASSDVPGDYPWPGRNAAVMAVRGDLRPTLDRLREARVSEGTVTSITYNASAATAWRDANCPDGPNRQFGPCVADRGVVVQERTGRTHVLGIAFDVTTTTDRSETAVTVVVRPVGRQTPV; from the coding sequence GTGAGCGAGCGAGGCCAACTCGTCCTCGTCGCCGCGACGCTGGTCGCGGTGGCGCTCGCGCCCATCGTCCTCGCGTACCTCCAGCTCGGCTATCACGACGACGTGCGCGCGACCGCCGACTACGACGACCCGACGGCCGAGACGGTTCGGGTCGTAGAGCGCGCCACCGCGACGGCCAGTTCCGACGTGCCGGGCGATTATCCGTGGCCCGGCCGGAACGCCGCCGTCATGGCCGTCCGCGGCGACTTGCGGCCGACGCTCGACCGGCTCCGCGAGGCCCGCGTCAGCGAGGGGACGGTCACGTCGATCACGTACAACGCGAGCGCCGCCACCGCGTGGCGCGACGCTAACTGTCCCGACGGTCCGAACCGCCAGTTCGGTCCCTGCGTCGCCGATCGCGGCGTCGTCGTGCAAGAACGGACCGGTCGGACCCACGTTCTGGGTATCGCTTTCGACGTGACGACGACGACTGACCGGAGCGAGACGGCGGTGACGGTAGTCGTTCGGCCCGTCGGCCGACAGACGCCCGTCTGA
- a CDS encoding DUF7262 family protein has protein sequence MDRAQLPLSLVEVALGATLILGVALGFALGTPAPETQAPQLDAYAEDTATILANEPPRHEGASRLREIVASDAAFARERASLERRIDRILPANVLFHVRTPHGTAGTPLPRGRTTGTATVPTGAGPVRIEVWYA, from the coding sequence ATGGATAGAGCGCAACTGCCGCTGTCGCTCGTCGAGGTGGCACTCGGCGCGACGCTGATACTCGGCGTGGCGCTCGGGTTCGCGCTCGGGACGCCGGCTCCCGAGACGCAGGCTCCGCAACTTGACGCCTACGCCGAGGACACGGCGACGATACTGGCGAACGAACCGCCGCGTCACGAGGGGGCGAGCCGACTGCGGGAGATCGTGGCGAGCGACGCCGCGTTCGCTCGGGAACGGGCGTCTCTGGAGCGCCGTATCGACCGCATCCTCCCGGCCAACGTTCTCTTTCACGTCCGGACGCCTCACGGCACCGCCGGCACGCCGCTTCCGCGAGGGCGAACGACGGGGACGGCGACGGTGCCGACGGGTGCCGGGCCCGTCAGAATCGAGGTGTGGTACGCGTGA
- a CDS encoding DUF7263 family protein, translating into MKTPSKGLKTTVRAQSTLPAVAVALVLLTVVTALGLGMADAAIAGADRTPDERRTAAATAALLVDADGPLADRANVLNRSRVAAFDEAALRAAVPPAREYAVSVELAGESLARSGDPVGGTTIRRLVLVERSGRETLSPDGSTVTLPRRTDGATVTIAPTGGATVRTVRAGDRVLLHNDSGLRGTFAVELVPYEPTRLRFETVGALSDGDVTVTYDAPQATKATLVVTVDG; encoded by the coding sequence ATGAAAACGCCGTCGAAGGGACTGAAGACGACCGTCCGCGCGCAGTCGACGCTGCCCGCGGTCGCCGTGGCCCTCGTCCTCCTGACGGTCGTGACGGCGCTGGGACTGGGGATGGCCGACGCGGCCATCGCCGGGGCCGACCGGACGCCCGACGAGCGCCGGACCGCGGCGGCGACCGCCGCGCTGCTGGTCGACGCCGACGGGCCGCTCGCCGACCGCGCGAACGTCCTGAACCGCTCCCGCGTGGCGGCGTTCGACGAAGCGGCGCTCCGCGCGGCAGTTCCCCCGGCGAGGGAGTACGCCGTCAGCGTCGAGCTCGCGGGCGAGTCGCTCGCTCGCAGCGGTGACCCCGTCGGTGGGACGACCATCCGCCGACTCGTCCTCGTCGAGCGGTCGGGCCGCGAGACGCTCTCGCCGGACGGATCGACGGTGACGCTGCCGCGTCGCACCGACGGCGCGACGGTGACTATCGCTCCCACCGGCGGAGCGACCGTCCGGACGGTTCGGGCCGGAGACCGCGTCCTCCTGCACAACGACAGCGGTCTGCGGGGGACGTTCGCGGTCGAACTGGTGCCGTACGAACCGACGCGACTCCGCTTCGAGACGGTCGGTGCGCTGTCGGACGGCGACGTCACCGTCACGTACGACGCGCCGCAGGCGACGAAGGCGACGCTGGTGGTGACTGTCGATGGATAG